A part of Periplaneta americana isolate PAMFEO1 chromosome 17, P.americana_PAMFEO1_priV1, whole genome shotgun sequence genomic DNA contains:
- the LOC138693432 gene encoding uncharacterized protein → MSPALSAMSASRKMKIGCVAACIALMAGTVSCGLVSTTLVRAPSFDSAIIQSDRLGGNFAYSTAEGHAYAAVSPVVQHVLKPVAVSYTAQPVVYAPAPFVAAPAVISVPQTVVSSVVASPAVPEAPEDSVADEAEATEVSEDAVEVEA, encoded by the exons ATGTCACCAGCATTGTCTGCGATGTCAGCGTCCAGAAAGATGAAG ATTGGTTGCGTGGCCGCGTGTATCGCGCTGATGGCGGGGACTGTCAGCTGTGGCCTTGTATCGACAACTCTGGTTCGAGCCCCCAGCTTCGACAGCGCCATCATACAGTCCGATCGCCTGGGTGGCAACTTCGCCTACAGCACCGCTGAGGGCCACGCCTATGCTGCCGTAAGCCCCGTGGTGCAGCACGTCCTCAAGCCCGTGGCTGTATCATATACGGCCCAGCCAGTTGTATACGCTCCAGCACCGTTCGTTGCCGCCCCTGCTGTGATTTCTGTCCCGCAGACGGTTGTGAGTTCTGTGGTGGCTTCACCAGCTGTTCCAGAGGCACCAGAAGATTCAGTTGCGGATGAAGCGGAAGCTACGGAAGTATCTGAAGACGCAGTTGAAGTGGAAGCATAG